The stretch of DNA AGATCGATGGAATTAAATACGATACTCTTGAAGAAATCCCAGACTTAGAAGATAGAGAACAAGCAAGAAGAATTACATTTAAATAGAGGAGTCAAATGTCAGAAGAAAATATTCCAATTGGATTACATCCAATAAATTTTAAACCTTATAAAGTAATGATAGCAGAGGACTCTACAATTGATAGAAGTCTACTCAGAAGATATTTACAGTCAGAACGTTTTGAAATTTTATATGAGTCAACTAACGGTGATGATTTATTGTTTTATTTAAAAGAATCAATCAATAAACCAGATTTAATTTGTATAGATATCAATATGCCAAATAAAAATGGAATTGAGGTAATTCAAGAAATCCGCAAGACATATACATCGATGAAAGTTGCAGTCATTTCTGCATCGACTGATAAAGCCGTAATTCAAAATTTACTCCAATTAAAAATTGACGCATTTGTTAAAAAACCATATAACCGAACGCAAATTTTGCAAAAATTATCAATAGCACTTGGACGACAAGAAGAACAATCCAAAGAATCTACTGTTAATAATTTAAATTTAGGAAATCTGGTAATACCACCATTACCCGCTGTGGCCATTAAAGTATCTACTTTTGATTCTAGTAATCCTACTGGAGGAAGTGAAGAATTAGAACGAATTATTGGCCCTGACAAATCCATTACAACCGATATAATGAAAATTGCGAACTCTGCATTTTATGCTAGGTCAGGGAGGGTGCATACACTGAAAGATGCGATAACGTTACTCGGAATGAAGACCGTAAAGAATTTGGTTTTATTACAAGCAAATAAACAATTCACTCATAATTTGCAAGGCGAGGTTTATCAGAAAAACTTGCAAGAATTACCTATATTATCCGCACTTATTGCTTATGATTTGACAGTACCCCTAGGAATGAAAAATTTTAAGGACGATGCTTTTCTTGCTTCTTTACTTCGAAAAATCGGTATGACAATTTTAGCATTAAATTATTTAGAGAAATATACAGATGTAATTGATTTATCAAATTCAAATGGGAAAGATCTAATAACCTTAGAAAGAGAGGCATTTCAAATAGATCATGTAGAAATAGGAACTAAAGTTTTTAAATTGTGGAATATGCCAAAGGGTTTACAAGATGTAGTCTCACATCAGAATTTTTTAGTAGAAGAAGTTCATAAAGTATCGCATATCGATAAAATTACAAGACTCGCAGGTTGCCTCGCCTACCAAATGTTAGGATATGAGTTAAAAGTAGAAGAAAAAGAAATCGAAGAAACAATTTTTAATTTTTATAATGCACCGAATGAAGTGAGAGAATCTTTTCAGAAGGATTATTATGATATGATAAAAGATCATCCTTTTTTTGATATGTTAAATTAGTATCAACATTGTTCTATTTAAAACGAGTAGGTATTTACTTTTGGTATACTAACTAGATAAATTTACTGTAATTCAAACGGTAAGTTGTGTTTCTTTTTGTTATTACAGTCTTTACAGGAAGGGACAAGGTTTCCCTTTATGGATTTTCCACCTCGAACCAGTGGTATGAGGTGATCCATTGTTAGCTCCTCAACTGGAAATTTTTTATTACAATAATGGCAAATGCCTGAAGAACGTTTTTGCTTCCACCAGGCTGACTGTTTTAGTTCTTTTGCTTTTTTTCTTTCTCTAGAAATTTCCTCGTCTGAAACGTCAGACCAGAATGATTCTTCTGTATTCACAATATTTATTCGTGGGTCTTTTTATACCACTTAGCTAAATCCATGAGTGTTAAAATTCCCATTACATTACCATCATCAATAACCGGTAGAGAATGAATTGAGTATTCTACATACATACTAAGTGCGTCTAATAGGCTAGTATCCGTTGATACAGAGACTAGGTTTTGGCCTTTGACTAATTCTTCAACAGGTGTTCGTAGCATATCGGCGTTAGTCTCATTGAATGCTTCTTCATACGATACTCGAATTAAATCGTATGTGGAAACCATGTATGTCGGTTTTCCATATTTTAAAACTAGTAGGCTGTGGACATGATTTTCGATCATGAGGCGTGCCGCTTTGCCAATTAAATCGTCGTAATCAATAGTTAGTACTTCACGAGTCATTAAATCTTCTACTTTTAATTTCTTTAACATTTCTGTTCTACTTAAAGTTGCGATATCTACCATAATTTATTACCTCTAATTAAAATTTGAATATTCCGCGAGACACTAATTCTTTATGTATCGCCGCTTGAATTCGGAATCGAACGTTTTGTGCTACTTCAATTAAAAACTTTTCATTCCTTACATCTTTACGGGAATATTTATTAAGACTGATTGGTTTTAAAAATTTAATTTTCCATTTTGAAGGAAGTGGCAAAAGATTGAGCGGAATAGGAATCTTAGCTCCTATTTGGTCTTCGAACCAATCGATAGTTCCAATATTGATATAATTTTCCTCTGCTCCTAGTATGGCAACGGGAACGATAGGTGTTTGGGTCATGAGGGAGAGTGCCACAAATCCAGGATTAAAATCTGCCAATTGGTACATTTTATGAGATGGTTTAAAATTGCCGTGTTCTGCTTCTGGGAAA from Leptospiraceae bacterium encodes:
- a CDS encoding HDOD domain-containing protein, translating into MSEENIPIGLHPINFKPYKVMIAEDSTIDRSLLRRYLQSERFEILYESTNGDDLLFYLKESINKPDLICIDINMPNKNGIEVIQEIRKTYTSMKVAVISASTDKAVIQNLLQLKIDAFVKKPYNRTQILQKLSIALGRQEEQSKESTVNNLNLGNLVIPPLPAVAIKVSTFDSSNPTGGSEELERIIGPDKSITTDIMKIANSAFYARSGRVHTLKDAITLLGMKTVKNLVLLQANKQFTHNLQGEVYQKNLQELPILSALIAYDLTVPLGMKNFKDDAFLASLLRKIGMTILALNYLEKYTDVIDLSNSNGKDLITLEREAFQIDHVEIGTKVFKLWNMPKGLQDVVSHQNFLVEEVHKVSHIDKITRLAGCLAYQMLGYELKVEEKEIEETIFNFYNAPNEVRESFQKDYYDMIKDHPFFDMLN
- a CDS encoding HNH endonuclease, giving the protein MVNTEESFWSDVSDEEISRERKKAKELKQSAWWKQKRSSGICHYCNKKFPVEELTMDHLIPLVRGGKSIKGNLVPSCKDCNNKKKHNLPFELQ
- a CDS encoding CBS domain-containing protein → MVDIATLSRTEMLKKLKVEDLMTREVLTIDYDDLIGKAARLMIENHVHSLLVLKYGKPTYMVSTYDLIRVSYEEAFNETNADMLRTPVEELVKGQNLVSVSTDTSLLDALSMYVEYSIHSLPVIDDGNVMGILTLMDLAKWYKKTHE
- a CDS encoding 1-acyl-sn-glycerol-3-phosphate acyltransferase → MLQTEGLENVPRSGRVMVVPNHSGLLGWDATVLQNEILREKKRIPRTMAHSFWESQPFLKNLSRKMGLITTDFKLAVKTLKKNKLLIIFPEAEHGNFKPSHKMYQLADFNPGFVALSLMTQTPIVPVAILGAEENYINIGTIDWFEDQIGAKIPIPLNLLPLPSKWKIKFLKPISLNKYSRKDVRNEKFLIEVAQNVRFRIQAAIHKELVSRGIFKF